One region of Ananas comosus cultivar F153 linkage group 9, ASM154086v1, whole genome shotgun sequence genomic DNA includes:
- the LOC109715332 gene encoding heterogeneous nuclear ribonucleoprotein R-like isoform X2, with translation MAPKKRVVRTVRKTPASKSKSKPQPQSPSPPPPAAVETPVSAAAEPVPAPPPQAAAVETAVSAAAEPSPAPAPPPEPSEREAPEKAAKEADASEAPPPVAAEPAQDAAAGKRSAKKVVRKVIKKKIVKKLVPKASLAAKSAAEAPKPADLPAPDAADEALAEKPEPENPNPDAAPQQPENEEEAPEDQGKEEMEEAQGNDAEEAAEGAGDEEAGITERQKRRKTEIFIGGLDRDAKEEDIRKVFGKAGEIMEVRMMMDAKTGKNKGFCFLRYKEPAQAKKAVTELSKVEICGKLCGAATLEENDTIFLGNIDKKWKKEDVLKLLQEIGIEKIDSVTVMADPNNPESNRGFAFLELETNRDAQLAFKKLQKKDVFGKGRNIKVAWTEPLNDPDDEVKSVYVEGIPSSWDQAKLRELFKKFGEIERVVLSRDMHSAKRKDFAFVNYATREAALSCIESFEKEELTDNESKVNIKVSLAKPIRKDKQNKGWPKSSTNDREKSKTFQHDTKPIVSSSKGMSSKGDQRFSGRKSSPTHELLHGLREQAAWKPGQVGYGRDHAMQDYGHALPGGKRPFSTLGDDSFYPDTRGYSRPRFESNYPVANSSYGAMPHSVGGSSHPYYNSQGGYGLGGYYGAPERPSNYQMRQGPPPPPFGSRPYPRY, from the exons ATGGCGCCCAAGAAGAGGGTCGTGAGAACCGTTCGCAAAACCCCCGcctccaaatccaaatccaaaccccaACCCCAATCCccatcccctcctcctcccgccGCCGTTGAAACCCCCGTCTCCGCAGCCGCCGAAccagtcccggcgccgccgcctcaGGCCGCGGCCGTCGAAACCGCCGTCTCCGCCGCAGCCGAACCATCCCCGGCGCCGGCTCCGCCGCCGGAGCCGTCGGAGCGCGAAGCCCCCGAAAAGGCCGCCAAAGAAGCCGACGCCTCGGAAGCCCCGCCTCCGGTGGCGGCGGAGCCAGCCCAGGATGCGGCGGCGGGGAAGCGCTCCGCGAAGAAGGTCGTCCGGAAGGTCATCAAGAAGAAGATCGTCAAGAAGCTCGTTCCGAAGGCCTCGCTCGCCGCCAAGAGCGCGGCGGAAGCCCCAAAACCGGCGGATTTGCCGGCGCCCGACGCCGCAGACGAAGCCCTAGCTGAGAAGCCGGAGCCTGAAAACCCTAATCCCGATGCCGCCCCTCAGCAACCTGAGAACGAGGAGGAGGCTCCGGAAGATCAGGGCAAAGAGGAGATGGAGGAGGCTCAGGGCAATGATGCGGAGGAGGCGGCCGAAGGAGCCGGGGACGAGGAGGCCGGGATAACGGAGCGGCAGAAGCGGAGGAAAACGGAGATATTCATAGGGGGATTGGATCGGGATGCGAAGGAGGAGGACATTAGGAAAGTGTTCGGCAAGGCGGGGGAGATCATGGAGGTGCGAATGATGATGGATGCGAAGACGGGGAAGAACAAGGGGTTCTGTTTCTTGAGGTACAAGGAGCCGGCTCAGGCTAAGAAGGCCGTCACCGAGTTATCTAAAGTGGAG ATTTGTGGAAAGCTTTGTGGAGCTGCAACTCTTGAGGAAAATGATACGATTTTTCTTGGAAATATTGACAAGAAATGGAAGAAAGAAGAT GTCTTAAAGCTGCTGCAGGAAATAGGCATTGAAAAGATTGACTCGGTCACAGTTATGGCTGATCCTAATAATCCAGAGTCAAATCGTGGCTTTGCATTTCTTGAACTTGAAACAAACAGAGATGCACAACTTGCTTTCAAGAAGCTTCAAAAGAAAGATGTATTTGGTAAGGGACGAAATATCAAAGTTGCCTGGACAGAACCATTGAATGATCCAGATGACGAG GTGAAATCTGTATATGTTGAAGGGATACCATCTTCTTGGGATCAAGCTAAGCTGCGAGAATTGTTTAAAAAGTTTGGGGAGATTGAGAGAGTTGTTCTTTCCCGTGATATGCATTCAGCTAAGAGGAAGGATTTTGCGTTTGTTAACTATGCTACTCGAGAGGCTGCTCTTTCATGTATCGAATCATTTGAGAAGGAAGAACTGACCGATAATGAATCCAAG GTCAATATCAAAGTATCGCTTGCTAAGCCCATCCGGAAGGACAAGCAGAACAAAGGATGGCCAAAGTCTAGCACTAATGACAGAGAGAAATCCAAGACATTCCAAC aTGACACGAAACCCATTGTATCTTCGAGCAAAGGGATGTCTTCCAAGGGGGATCAGCGTTTTAGTGGTAGGAAATCATCACCTACCCATGAACTACTACATGGTTTGAGGGAACAGGCTGCTTGGAAACCTGGTCAAGTAGGTTATGGTAGAG ACCATGCCATGCAAGATTATGGGCATGCCTTACCAGGAGGAAAGCGACCCTTTTCCACATTG GGAGATGATTCATTCTATCCCGATACGAGGGGGTACTCTCGTCCTCGTTTCGAGAGTAATTATCCAGTAGCAAACTCGAG CTATGGTGCGATGCCCCACAGCGTTGGAGGATCCTCCCACCCATATTATAATAGTCAAGGTGGATATGGACTTG GTGGTTATTATGGAGCACCAGAACGCCCGAGCAACTATCAG ATGAGGCAAGGGCCGCCGCCACCTCCATTCGGAAGCAGGCCATACCCCAGAT ATTAA
- the LOC109715059 gene encoding pyruvate kinase isozyme A, chloroplastic, translating to MNVARVNMCHGTHEWHRRVIRQVRRLNEEKGFAVAVMMDTEGSEIHMGDLGGAPSAKAEDGEIWTFSVRAFNSPLPDRTVHVNYDGFAEDVKVGDELLVDGGMARFEVIEKIGPDVKCRCTDPGLLLPRANLTFWRDGSLVRERNAMLPTISSKDWLDIDFGIAEGVEFIAVSFVKSAEVVSHLKSYIAARCRDSDIAVIAKIESIDSLKNLEEIIRASDGAMVARGDLGAQIPLEQVPSAQQKIVKQCRQLNKPVIVASQLLESMIEYPTPTRAEVADVSEAVRQRADALMLSGESAMGRYPEKALSVLRSVSLRIERWWREEKRREMMELPDIASSFSDKISEEICNSAAKIANNLGVDAVFVYTKSGHMASLLSRCRPDCPIFAFTTSTSVRRRLNLQWGLIPFRLSFSDDMESNLNRTFSLLKARGMIQSGDLVIALSDMLQSIQVMNVP from the exons ATGAACGTCGCCAGGGTCAACATGTGCCACGGCACCCACGAGTGGCACCGCAGGGTCATTCGCCAGGTGCGGCGCCTCAACGAGGAGAAGGGCTTCGCCGTCGCCGTGATGATGGACACCGAGGGGAGCGAGATCCACATGGGCGACCTCGGCGGCGCGCCCTCCGCCAAGGCCGAG gaTGGGGAGATATGGACATTTAGTGTCAGAGCTTTTAATTCACCTCTTCCAGATCGCACCGTTCATGTGAATTATGATGGCTTTGCCGAAG ATGTGAAAGTGGGAGATGAACTTCTTGTGGATGGAGGAATGGCCAGATTTGAGGTGATTGAGAAGATTGGACCGGATGTAAAGTGCCGCTGCACTGATCCTGGTCTGCTATTGCCACGTGCTAATCTTACTTTTTGGCGGGATGGTAGTTTAGTTCGTGAACGTAACGCTATGCTTCCTACAATATCTTCTAAG GACTGGCTTGACATAGACTTTGGAATTGCTGAGGGTGTAGAGTTTATTGCTGTTTCATTTGTCAAGTCTGCTGAAGTCGTAAGTCATCTTAAGAGTTACATAGCTGCACGATGCCGTGACAG TGATATTGCAGTAATTGCAAAGATTGAGAGCATTGATTCTCTGAAAAATCTGGAAGAGATCATCCGTGCATCAGATGGAGCGATGGTAGCTAGAGGAGACCTGGGTGCTCAGATTCCCCTAGAACAAGTGCCTTCGGCTCAACAAAAGATCGTCAAACAGTGCAGGCAGCTCAACAAACCAGTGATTGTTGCTTCCCAGCTCCTTGAGTCCATGATTGAGTACCCTACTCCGACTAGGGCTGAGGTTGCTGATGTGTCTGAAGCAGTTCGCCAAAGGGCGGATGCTCTAATGCTTTCTGGTGAGTCGGCGATGGGTCGGTATCCCGAGAAGGCACTTAGTGTACTTAGAAGTGTGAGTTTAAGAATTGAAAGGTGGTGGAGAGAGGAGAAGCGCCGAGAAATGATGGAACTTCCGGATATTGCGTCTTCCTTCTCTGATAAGATTTCGGAAGAGATTTGCAATTCAGCGGCTAAAATAG CTAACAACTTGGGAGTTGATGCCGTTTTTGTCTACACAAAGAGTGGTCACATGGCTTCTCTCCTATCACGATGCCGTCCAGACTGCCCAATTTTCGCATTCACTACCTCAACGTCTGTTAGGAGACGGCTGAACCTTCAATGGGGCCTTATACCCTTCCGGCTCAGCTTCTCTGATGACATGGAAAGTAATCTCAACCGAACATTCTCCTTGCTCAAGGCTAGGGGAATGATTCAGTCCGGTGACCTGGTAATTGCCCTCTCCGATATGCTGCAGTCGATTCAAGTGATGAATGTTCCCTAG
- the LOC109715061 gene encoding 60S ribosomal protein L4-like produces the protein MAAAARPLHDSLSRNRRQPYAVSRRAGHQTSAESWGTGRAVSRIPRVPGGGTHRAGQGAFGNMCRGGRMFAPVRVGGAPHEHLHLRRVAVASALAASAVPSLVLARGHRVDSVPELPLVVSDSAESIEKTSAAIKALSQIGALPDADKAKDSLSIRPGKGKMRNRRYISRKGPLIVYGTEGSKIVKAFRNIPGVDVANVERLNLLKLAPGGHLGRFIIWTRSAFEKLDSVFGTFDKPSEKKKGFVLPRPKMANPDLSRIINSDEVQSVVRPINRDVKRRSLKKNPLKNINTLLRLNPYAKTARRMALLAEAQRVKAKKEKLDKKRSPLGKEEAAKIKAAGKAWYKTMISDSDYTEFENFSKWLGVSQ, from the exons ATGGCGGCCGCTGCGCGCCCCCTCCACGACTCGCTGTCCCGGAACCGGCGCCAGCCGTACGCCGTGTCCCGGCGCGCGGGGCACCAGACCTCGGCGGAGTCGTGGGGCACGGGGCGCGCCGTGTCCCGCATCCCGCGCGTCCCCGGCGGCGGCACCCACCGCGCCGGGCAGGGCGCCTTCGGCAACATGTGCCGCGGCGGGCGCATGTTCGCGCC cgtccgcGTCGGTGGGGCGCCGCACGAgcacctccacctccgccgcgTCGCCGTCGCCTCCGccctcgccgcctccgccgtccccTCCCTCGTTCTCGCCCGCGGCCACCGCGTGGACTCCGTCCCCGAGCTCCCCCTCGTCGTCTCCGACTCCGCCGAGTCCATCGAGAAAACCTCCGCCGCCATTAAAGCCCTCTCCCAGATCGGCGCCCTCCCCGACGCCGACAAGGCCAAGGACTCCCTCTCCATCCGCCCCGGCAAGGGCAAGATGCGCAACCGCCGCTACATCTCCCGCAAGGGCCCCCTCATCGTCTACGGCACCGAGGGCTCCAAGATCGTCAAGGCCTTCCGCAACATCCCCGGCGTCGACGTCGCCAACGTCGAGCGCCTCAACCTCCTCAAGCTCGCCCCCGGCGGCCACCTCGGGCGCTTCATCATCTGGACCAGGTCCGCCTTCGAGAAGCTCGACTCCGTCTTCGGGACCTTCGACAAGCcctcggagaagaagaagggctTCGTGCTCCCTCGCCCCAAGATGGCCAACCCGGACCTCTCCAGGATCATCAACTCCGACGAGGTGCAGTCCGTGGTCAGGCCCATCAACAGGGATGTCAAGCGCAGGTCGCTCAAGAAGAACCCGCTCAAGAACATCAACACCCTGCTCAGGCTCAACCCCTACGCCAAGACCGCGCGGAGGATGGCCCTGCTCGCCGAGGCGCAGAGGGTCAAGGCCAAGAAGGAGAAGCTCGACAAGAAGAGGAGCCCGCTCGGCAAG GAGGAAGCTGCGAAAATCAAGGCTGCGGGGAAGGCGTGGTACAAGACGATGATCTCCGACAGCGACTACACCGAGTTTGAGAACTTCTCAAAGTGGTTGGGCGTCTCCCAGTAA
- the LOC109715332 gene encoding heterogeneous nuclear ribonucleoprotein R-like isoform X1, producing MAPKKRVVRTVRKTPASKSKSKPQPQSPSPPPPAAVETPVSAAAEPVPAPPPQAAAVETAVSAAAEPSPAPAPPPEPSEREAPEKAAKEADASEAPPPVAAEPAQDAAAGKRSAKKVVRKVIKKKIVKKLVPKASLAAKSAAEAPKPADLPAPDAADEALAEKPEPENPNPDAAPQQPENEEEAPEDQGKEEMEEAQGNDAEEAAEGAGDEEAGITERQKRRKTEIFIGGLDRDAKEEDIRKVFGKAGEIMEVRMMMDAKTGKNKGFCFLRYKEPAQAKKAVTELSKVEICGKLCGAATLEENDTIFLGNIDKKWKKEDVLKLLQEIGIEKIDSVTVMADPNNPESNRGFAFLELETNRDAQLAFKKLQKKDVFGKGRNIKVAWTEPLNDPDDEVMQKVKSVYVEGIPSSWDQAKLRELFKKFGEIERVVLSRDMHSAKRKDFAFVNYATREAALSCIESFEKEELTDNESKVNIKVSLAKPIRKDKQNKGWPKSSTNDREKSKTFQHDTKPIVSSSKGMSSKGDQRFSGRKSSPTHELLHGLREQAAWKPGQVGYGRDHAMQDYGHALPGGKRPFSTLGDDSFYPDTRGYSRPRFESNYPVANSSYGAMPHSVGGSSHPYYNSQGGYGLGGYYGAPERPSNYQMRQGPPPPPFGSRPYPRY from the exons ATGGCGCCCAAGAAGAGGGTCGTGAGAACCGTTCGCAAAACCCCCGcctccaaatccaaatccaaaccccaACCCCAATCCccatcccctcctcctcccgccGCCGTTGAAACCCCCGTCTCCGCAGCCGCCGAAccagtcccggcgccgccgcctcaGGCCGCGGCCGTCGAAACCGCCGTCTCCGCCGCAGCCGAACCATCCCCGGCGCCGGCTCCGCCGCCGGAGCCGTCGGAGCGCGAAGCCCCCGAAAAGGCCGCCAAAGAAGCCGACGCCTCGGAAGCCCCGCCTCCGGTGGCGGCGGAGCCAGCCCAGGATGCGGCGGCGGGGAAGCGCTCCGCGAAGAAGGTCGTCCGGAAGGTCATCAAGAAGAAGATCGTCAAGAAGCTCGTTCCGAAGGCCTCGCTCGCCGCCAAGAGCGCGGCGGAAGCCCCAAAACCGGCGGATTTGCCGGCGCCCGACGCCGCAGACGAAGCCCTAGCTGAGAAGCCGGAGCCTGAAAACCCTAATCCCGATGCCGCCCCTCAGCAACCTGAGAACGAGGAGGAGGCTCCGGAAGATCAGGGCAAAGAGGAGATGGAGGAGGCTCAGGGCAATGATGCGGAGGAGGCGGCCGAAGGAGCCGGGGACGAGGAGGCCGGGATAACGGAGCGGCAGAAGCGGAGGAAAACGGAGATATTCATAGGGGGATTGGATCGGGATGCGAAGGAGGAGGACATTAGGAAAGTGTTCGGCAAGGCGGGGGAGATCATGGAGGTGCGAATGATGATGGATGCGAAGACGGGGAAGAACAAGGGGTTCTGTTTCTTGAGGTACAAGGAGCCGGCTCAGGCTAAGAAGGCCGTCACCGAGTTATCTAAAGTGGAG ATTTGTGGAAAGCTTTGTGGAGCTGCAACTCTTGAGGAAAATGATACGATTTTTCTTGGAAATATTGACAAGAAATGGAAGAAAGAAGAT GTCTTAAAGCTGCTGCAGGAAATAGGCATTGAAAAGATTGACTCGGTCACAGTTATGGCTGATCCTAATAATCCAGAGTCAAATCGTGGCTTTGCATTTCTTGAACTTGAAACAAACAGAGATGCACAACTTGCTTTCAAGAAGCTTCAAAAGAAAGATGTATTTGGTAAGGGACGAAATATCAAAGTTGCCTGGACAGAACCATTGAATGATCCAGATGACGAGGTGATGCAGAAG GTGAAATCTGTATATGTTGAAGGGATACCATCTTCTTGGGATCAAGCTAAGCTGCGAGAATTGTTTAAAAAGTTTGGGGAGATTGAGAGAGTTGTTCTTTCCCGTGATATGCATTCAGCTAAGAGGAAGGATTTTGCGTTTGTTAACTATGCTACTCGAGAGGCTGCTCTTTCATGTATCGAATCATTTGAGAAGGAAGAACTGACCGATAATGAATCCAAG GTCAATATCAAAGTATCGCTTGCTAAGCCCATCCGGAAGGACAAGCAGAACAAAGGATGGCCAAAGTCTAGCACTAATGACAGAGAGAAATCCAAGACATTCCAAC aTGACACGAAACCCATTGTATCTTCGAGCAAAGGGATGTCTTCCAAGGGGGATCAGCGTTTTAGTGGTAGGAAATCATCACCTACCCATGAACTACTACATGGTTTGAGGGAACAGGCTGCTTGGAAACCTGGTCAAGTAGGTTATGGTAGAG ACCATGCCATGCAAGATTATGGGCATGCCTTACCAGGAGGAAAGCGACCCTTTTCCACATTG GGAGATGATTCATTCTATCCCGATACGAGGGGGTACTCTCGTCCTCGTTTCGAGAGTAATTATCCAGTAGCAAACTCGAG CTATGGTGCGATGCCCCACAGCGTTGGAGGATCCTCCCACCCATATTATAATAGTCAAGGTGGATATGGACTTG GTGGTTATTATGGAGCACCAGAACGCCCGAGCAACTATCAG ATGAGGCAAGGGCCGCCGCCACCTCCATTCGGAAGCAGGCCATACCCCAGAT ATTAA